One stretch of Thermanaerosceptrum fracticalcis DNA includes these proteins:
- the fabK gene encoding enoyl-[acyl-carrier-protein] reductase FabK, translating into MHTVLCELLGIKYPVIQGGMAWVATAELAAAVSNAGGLGIIGAGNAPGEVVREQIRKAKTLTDKPFGVNVYYLSPFVEDVIQVILEEKVSVITTGAGNPGKHIPKLKEIGIKVIPVVSAVALAKRLERTGVDAMIAEGMECGGHTGDLTTMALVPQIVDAVKVPVIAAGGIADGRQLAAALCLGAQGVQMGTRFICAEECQVHMNYKNAVLRAKDRDTTLTGYHGHFVRVIQNKLTKEFERLTREGAPAEEFDKLGAGRLRAAVIDGDDQMGSLMAGQVAAMVNKIQPAREIIEEIIAEAEQVLKEKMKLF; encoded by the coding sequence ATGCATACGGTTTTATGTGAGCTTTTAGGTATCAAATATCCTGTGATACAGGGTGGTATGGCCTGGGTAGCCACGGCAGAGCTGGCTGCTGCCGTATCCAATGCCGGTGGTTTAGGGATTATCGGTGCCGGTAATGCTCCCGGTGAGGTAGTACGGGAACAGATCAGAAAGGCCAAAACCTTAACCGACAAGCCTTTTGGCGTCAATGTTTATTATTTATCCCCTTTTGTGGAAGATGTGATCCAGGTAATCTTAGAAGAAAAAGTAAGTGTGATCACAACGGGGGCGGGTAACCCTGGGAAGCATATTCCCAAGCTAAAAGAGATTGGAATCAAGGTCATCCCTGTGGTTTCCGCCGTCGCCCTGGCTAAACGCCTGGAACGGACCGGGGTAGATGCCATGATTGCAGAAGGCATGGAATGCGGCGGTCATACCGGTGATTTAACCACCATGGCCCTGGTACCCCAAATTGTAGATGCAGTAAAGGTACCGGTGATTGCGGCCGGGGGCATCGCCGACGGCAGGCAGCTGGCAGCGGCCCTCTGCCTGGGGGCCCAGGGCGTGCAGATGGGCACCAGGTTTATCTGTGCAGAAGAATGCCAGGTACATATGAACTATAAAAATGCGGTCCTCAGGGCCAAAGACCGGGATACTACGCTGACCGGTTATCATGGGCATTTTGTCCGGGTTATTCAGAATAAGCTCACCAAAGAGTTCGAACGGCTCACCAGAGAGGGGGCACCCGCTGAGGAGTTTGATAAACTGGGGGCAGGACGCCTGCGGGCGGCGGTCATAGATGGAGACGACCAGATGGGGTCCCTCATGGCCGGACAGGTGGCAGCGATGGTGAACAAAATCCAGCCCGCCCGGGAGATAATCGAGGAGATTATTGCTGAGGCAGAACAAGTCCTGAAAGAAAAAATGAAATTATTTTAA
- a CDS encoding NAD(P)H-dependent flavin oxidoreductase, with the protein MKLPTLRIGNLAPQIPIIQGGMAVRISTARLAAAVANEGGIGLIAASGMSPDELRQEIRTARSLSSGIIGINIMFAVSAFTQMVKTAISEGIDLIVSGAGFSRDMFVLGKEANIPVVPIVSTAKLAKISEKLGAAAVIVEGKEAGGHLGTDESMRKLVPEVKSTVNIPVIAAGGIVDGKDMAEAFRLGADGVQLGIRFAASEESNAADSLKELYVKATDEDIVLINSPVGLPGRAIRNEFTEKIAGDKVIPPSNCVNCLKECARNFCIMEALVNAQQGNLEDGLAFSGEFIGKIKEILPVKEIIRTLLKEVEALP; encoded by the coding sequence GTGAAGTTGCCTACACTACGTATTGGAAATTTAGCTCCCCAAATACCTATTATTCAGGGCGGAATGGCCGTCCGTATATCAACAGCGCGTTTAGCGGCGGCTGTGGCCAATGAAGGCGGTATTGGCCTGATCGCTGCCAGCGGCATGTCTCCTGACGAACTGAGACAGGAGATACGTACTGCCCGTTCACTTTCCTCCGGGATAATTGGTATTAATATTATGTTTGCAGTATCCGCCTTTACCCAAATGGTAAAAACGGCTATCTCCGAAGGTATTGACCTGATTGTCTCAGGAGCAGGTTTTTCCCGGGATATGTTTGTACTGGGAAAAGAGGCCAACATTCCTGTAGTTCCCATTGTCTCTACAGCAAAATTGGCTAAGATTTCGGAAAAGCTTGGGGCTGCCGCCGTCATCGTGGAGGGAAAAGAAGCGGGCGGACACCTGGGAACTGATGAATCCATGCGGAAACTGGTGCCGGAGGTTAAGAGTACCGTCAATATACCGGTGATTGCTGCAGGCGGTATTGTAGACGGTAAAGATATGGCGGAAGCTTTTAGATTAGGCGCTGATGGCGTGCAGCTTGGTATTCGGTTTGCAGCCAGTGAAGAATCAAATGCCGCAGATAGTTTAAAGGAATTATATGTGAAGGCTACCGACGAAGATATTGTTTTGATCAACAGCCCCGTAGGCTTACCCGGGAGGGCCATTCGTAATGAATTTACTGAAAAAATTGCCGGTGATAAGGTTATTCCCCCCAGTAACTGTGTGAACTGCTTAAAAGAATGCGCCCGTAATTTCTGTATTATGGAAGCTCTTGTCAATGCCCAGCAAGGAAACCTGGAAGACGGTTTAGCTTTTTCCGGTGAATTTATAGGAAAAATAAAAGAGATTTTACCTGTGAAAGAGATCATTCGCACTCTGCTTAAAGAAGTAGAGGCTTTACCATAA
- the smc gene encoding chromosome segregation protein SMC → MYLKRLEIQGFKSFADKTNLEFNPGITLVVGPNGSGKSNIADAIRWVLGEQSVKSLRGGKMEDVIFAGSDKRRPLGMSEVSLTIDNSSGIFPLEFNEVTVTRRLYRSGESDYLINRVPCRLKDVHELFMDTGVGREGFSIIGQGKVDEILSAKPEERRGLLEEAAGIVKYRHRKREAVRKLEDTEASLIRLSDIISELSQQEEPLAEQARIASIYQQYKEELDSLEIGLLIDEAQNAQNRLELLKNDINQEERECEALTSRFHGLQAQEEEQKLKLQQKEEDVARFQEKVYQENILLEKYEGEKKLSAERLSSLDREELALERELALVTENAACLLEEISRHQKEGEQLKVNLQLAKTSLKEFENLIHQEYSRHLKDSADLETLKTEHFESLQEETKINNEIAGAKQQIAGLERQWEQLKSKKEMLYREKLEVAAKVTELKRSLSENQETLAQLEKEFKAHEERLKRETVLHQELLQQNRCLMDEKNNILSRRKVLIEMERDGQGYAQGVRELLQASHHHQLKGILGTVAQLIIVPKAYETAIEEVLGGSLQFIVTEDDQCAQEAIHYLKNKDKGRATFLPLNTIKGSKPNDLLPQGKGIIGRASELVSFDKKFAGIIEYLLGRVFLVEDLPTAVKKAKETGFKYRMVTLDGQLVNAGGSLTGGSVKANQTGILSRKRHIEELAGKAAVLEDKITLGQEQEGKKEKLLQSLQVDIEGCKQRMQECSLKDVELKNRLARWEGEIQRLVRELESLKWQHEETREEKAQLQKKILSLEEEKGILREKTAVYQAKIQELQERIKNTQQEQLSKNEQLSQLRVQVATCEEKLSVHQKEEQQYIQQLRNLEQQKAGKEQELTFLKEKRQELLNTQRTLEEEQGKVQVALKELEMKLSALRIEKQNIQDILLEVGQELKQLQSKIKEKEDKIHQWQVQQSKIETALEAAVRRLTEQFSLEFHQAKHKGAQIQERRKTLQRINELKEEINALGSVNLAAIEEYARLKERLEFLTHQVRDMLEAKERLEQVIREMDQIMTRRFKETFVQVDTAFQEVFRQLFGGGRAQLILNSPENILETGVEIIAQPPGKKTQSLSLLSGGERALTAIALLLAILKVKPSPFCVLDEIEAALDEANVARFAQFLREFAETTQFIVISHRKGTMEVADVLYGVTMEETGVSRLLSVKLADVRREAS, encoded by the coding sequence GTGTACCTGAAACGCTTGGAGATACAAGGATTTAAATCTTTTGCCGATAAAACAAATCTGGAATTTAATCCGGGGATTACACTGGTGGTAGGTCCCAACGGCAGCGGCAAATCCAATATTGCCGATGCCATCCGCTGGGTTCTGGGGGAACAAAGTGTAAAATCCCTGCGCGGCGGAAAAATGGAAGATGTTATTTTTGCGGGCAGTGATAAGCGGCGTCCTCTGGGGATGTCTGAGGTTTCCTTAACCATTGATAATTCTTCAGGGATCTTTCCCTTGGAATTTAATGAAGTGACCGTCACCAGGCGGTTATACCGTTCAGGGGAAAGTGATTATCTGATTAACCGGGTACCCTGCCGTTTAAAGGATGTACACGAACTTTTCATGGATACGGGTGTAGGGAGGGAAGGTTTTTCCATTATTGGCCAGGGAAAGGTTGACGAGATTCTTTCCGCCAAGCCGGAGGAACGGCGTGGTTTGCTTGAAGAGGCTGCAGGCATTGTTAAATACCGGCATCGTAAGCGAGAAGCCGTCAGAAAACTGGAAGATACGGAAGCAAGTCTCATCAGGCTAAGTGATATCATCAGTGAACTTTCCCAGCAGGAGGAACCCCTGGCGGAACAGGCCAGAATAGCTTCCATCTACCAGCAATACAAAGAAGAGCTTGATTCCCTGGAAATTGGCCTCTTAATCGATGAAGCCCAAAACGCCCAAAATAGACTGGAGCTTCTCAAAAACGACATCAACCAGGAAGAACGGGAGTGCGAGGCCCTTACCTCACGGTTTCATGGACTGCAGGCCCAGGAAGAAGAGCAAAAGCTGAAGCTGCAGCAGAAGGAAGAGGATGTAGCCAGGTTTCAGGAAAAGGTGTACCAGGAAAATATCCTGCTGGAGAAATATGAAGGGGAAAAGAAACTCAGTGCAGAGCGGTTATCCTCCCTGGACAGAGAGGAATTAGCCCTGGAACGGGAGTTGGCCCTGGTAACGGAAAATGCCGCCTGTTTACTGGAGGAAATTTCCCGACATCAAAAGGAAGGGGAACAACTCAAAGTAAACTTGCAATTGGCCAAGACCAGTTTAAAAGAGTTTGAAAACCTGATTCACCAGGAATACAGTCGTCATTTAAAAGACAGCGCAGATTTGGAAACCTTAAAAACAGAACACTTTGAGTCCTTACAGGAAGAAACCAAAATAAACAACGAAATTGCCGGTGCCAAGCAGCAAATAGCCGGACTGGAAAGACAATGGGAACAGCTAAAAAGCAAAAAGGAAATGTTGTACCGGGAAAAACTGGAAGTCGCGGCCAAAGTTACCGAGCTAAAACGGTCTTTGAGCGAGAACCAGGAAACCCTGGCTCAGTTGGAAAAGGAATTCAAAGCCCATGAGGAAAGGTTGAAGCGGGAAACGGTCCTCCACCAGGAATTATTGCAGCAAAACCGTTGTTTAATGGACGAAAAAAATAACATTCTCTCCCGCCGGAAAGTCTTAATAGAAATGGAGAGGGATGGGCAGGGATATGCACAAGGTGTCCGGGAACTGCTGCAGGCCAGTCACCATCATCAGCTCAAAGGAATTTTAGGCACCGTCGCCCAGCTTATTATTGTTCCCAAGGCCTATGAAACAGCCATAGAAGAGGTTTTGGGCGGTTCACTGCAGTTTATTGTTACCGAGGACGACCAGTGTGCCCAGGAGGCTATTCACTACCTGAAAAACAAAGATAAGGGCCGGGCTACTTTCCTGCCTTTAAATACAATTAAAGGGAGTAAACCCAATGACCTCTTGCCTCAGGGAAAAGGCATCATCGGCCGCGCCAGTGAACTGGTAAGTTTTGATAAAAAATTTGCCGGTATCATCGAGTACCTCTTAGGCCGGGTTTTTCTCGTGGAGGATTTACCTACTGCCGTTAAAAAGGCTAAAGAAACGGGCTTTAAATACCGGATGGTTACTTTAGACGGACAATTAGTGAATGCAGGCGGATCTTTAACGGGAGGAAGTGTTAAAGCCAACCAGACTGGAATCTTAAGCCGTAAGCGCCATATCGAGGAACTGGCCGGTAAGGCAGCGGTATTGGAAGATAAAATAACCCTTGGTCAAGAGCAGGAAGGGAAAAAGGAAAAATTACTCCAGTCCCTGCAGGTTGATATTGAGGGCTGTAAACAAAGGATGCAGGAGTGTTCTTTGAAAGATGTGGAATTAAAGAACCGTTTGGCCCGCTGGGAAGGCGAAATTCAACGCCTTGTACGGGAGTTGGAAAGCTTAAAGTGGCAGCATGAGGAAACCCGGGAAGAAAAAGCACAACTGCAAAAGAAGATACTGTCCCTGGAGGAAGAGAAAGGAATTCTGCGCGAAAAAACAGCAGTGTATCAGGCAAAAATCCAGGAGCTTCAGGAGAGAATCAAAAACACCCAACAGGAACAGCTCAGCAAAAATGAACAGTTGTCCCAGTTAAGGGTACAGGTAGCCACTTGTGAAGAAAAATTGTCGGTCCACCAGAAAGAAGAGCAGCAGTACATACAACAGCTAAGGAATCTGGAACAGCAAAAAGCCGGGAAAGAACAGGAATTGACTTTCCTGAAGGAAAAAAGACAGGAACTGCTGAACACCCAGCGTACTCTGGAAGAAGAACAGGGCAAAGTACAGGTCGCCCTAAAAGAACTGGAGATGAAACTTTCCGCTTTAAGAATTGAAAAACAAAACATCCAGGATATTTTGCTGGAGGTTGGGCAAGAACTTAAACAACTACAGAGTAAGATTAAGGAAAAAGAAGACAAAATCCACCAATGGCAGGTGCAGCAATCCAAAATAGAGACAGCCCTGGAGGCGGCGGTGAGACGCTTGACGGAACAGTTTTCCCTGGAATTTCACCAGGCTAAGCATAAAGGCGCCCAGATCCAGGAACGCCGGAAAACCCTGCAGCGCATCAATGAACTCAAAGAAGAAATTAATGCCCTGGGCAGCGTTAACCTGGCGGCTATTGAAGAATATGCCCGTTTAAAAGAACGCTTGGAATTTCTTACACACCAGGTTCGGGATATGCTGGAAGCCAAAGAACGCCTGGAGCAGGTTATCCGGGAAATGGACCAGATCATGACCAGGAGATTCAAGGAGACCTTTGTCCAAGTAGATACGGCTTTCCAGGAGGTTTTTCGCCAGCTCTTCGGGGGAGGCCGTGCGCAGCTCATCTTAAATTCCCCCGAGAATATCCTGGAAACCGGGGTGGAGATTATCGCCCAGCCCCCGGGGAAAAAGACCCAGTCTTTATCCCTCTTATCCGGGGGAGAACGGGCCCTTACAGCCATTGCCCTCCTATTGGCCATTTTGAAGGTTAAACCAAGTCCCTTCTGCGTGCTGGATGAAATTGAAGCCGCGCTGGATGAAGCCAATGTAGCGCGTTTTGCCCAATTCCTCCGGGAATTCGCCGAGACAACACAGTTTATTGTGATATCCCACCGCAAAGGAACCATGGAAGTGGCCGATGTTCTTTACGGTGTTACCATGGAAGAAACTGGGGTCTCCCGTTTATTATCGGTAAAACTTGCAGATGTGAGAAGAGAAGCCAGTTAA
- the fabF gene encoding beta-ketoacyl-ACP synthase II yields MTRRVVITGLAAISPLGTGVEKFWQGLLEGKSGIDLVTRFDVTEFPTKIAGEVKDFDPGLYMDKKEAKRMDRFTQFAVAGAKVALEDAKMDMEGLDKEKVGVILGSGIGGMETLEEQARILREKGPGRVSPFFVPMMIGNMAAGQVAIALGVTGPNITVVTACASATNAIGDAFKLIQRGGAEVVITGGTEASITPLAFAGFCSMKAMSTHNDEPQKASRPFDANRDGFVMGEGSGILILESFEHAQKRGARIYAEVLGYGTTADAHHITAPAPGGAGAAKAMAEAIRDAGLKPENIDYINAHGTSTDLNDKYETMAIKQVFGEHAYKLAISSTKSMTGHLLGAAGGIEMVATALAVYNDIVPPTINYETPDPECDLDYVPNQARKMTVDYALSNSLGFGGHNATVVIGKFKA; encoded by the coding sequence ATGACAAGAAGAGTAGTGATTACTGGCCTTGCCGCCATTTCCCCCCTGGGGACAGGTGTGGAGAAATTTTGGCAGGGTCTCCTGGAAGGAAAGTCTGGTATTGACTTGGTGACGCGTTTCGATGTTACGGAATTTCCTACTAAGATTGCTGGTGAAGTAAAAGACTTTGATCCCGGACTTTACATGGATAAAAAAGAGGCTAAACGCATGGACCGCTTTACCCAATTTGCGGTAGCCGGGGCCAAGGTGGCTTTAGAAGACGCAAAAATGGACATGGAAGGTCTCGACAAAGAAAAAGTCGGCGTTATCCTGGGTTCCGGAATTGGCGGGATGGAGACCTTAGAGGAACAGGCGAGAATCCTCAGGGAAAAAGGACCGGGACGGGTGAGTCCCTTCTTTGTCCCCATGATGATTGGGAACATGGCCGCCGGGCAAGTAGCCATCGCTTTAGGTGTTACTGGTCCCAATATTACGGTGGTAACGGCCTGTGCTTCGGCCACCAATGCCATTGGCGATGCCTTTAAGTTAATCCAAAGGGGAGGGGCGGAAGTCGTTATAACCGGTGGTACGGAAGCTTCTATTACCCCCTTGGCCTTTGCCGGATTCTGTTCCATGAAAGCCATGTCCACCCATAACGATGAACCGCAAAAAGCCAGCCGTCCCTTTGACGCCAACCGTGACGGTTTTGTCATGGGTGAAGGAAGCGGTATACTTATCCTGGAGAGTTTTGAACATGCCCAAAAAAGAGGGGCCAGGATATATGCAGAGGTCCTGGGTTATGGCACTACCGCTGATGCCCATCATATCACAGCTCCTGCTCCTGGCGGTGCCGGTGCAGCCAAAGCCATGGCCGAAGCTATCAGGGATGCAGGGCTCAAACCCGAGAACATCGACTATATTAATGCCCACGGTACATCTACCGACCTTAACGATAAGTACGAAACTATGGCCATCAAACAAGTTTTTGGTGAGCATGCCTATAAGCTGGCTATCAGTTCTACCAAATCCATGACCGGGCACCTCCTGGGCGCTGCCGGTGGTATCGAAATGGTGGCAACAGCTCTGGCGGTTTATAACGATATCGTACCACCCACCATAAACTACGAAACCCCAGACCCCGAATGTGATCTGGACTATGTACCCAACCAAGCCCGGAAGATGACCGTGGATTATGCCCTCAGTAATTCTTTGGGCTTTGGTGGACATAATGCTACTGTTGTAATTGGAAAATTTAAGGCATAA
- the rnc gene encoding ribonuclease III — protein sequence MNGNRKKQLEQLLEEVGIKDKVDLTLVHQALIHPSYVYEGGAAAGEHNQRLEFLGDAVVGLVIGQFLFEKYPHKTEGELTKMRAAVVCEPALARAAQQLNLGQYLLLGRGEEMMGGAKRPSNLADCFEAFAGALYLTVGLDFVRNLILRVLHHDIIQAAQGNYGDFKTQLQEYIQRAPESRVSYQILAETGPDHDKLFLAAVYCNDEEMARGQGRTKKEAEQQAARLALLKLGVLQ from the coding sequence ATGAACGGAAATCGCAAAAAACAGTTAGAACAGTTGCTGGAAGAGGTGGGTATAAAAGATAAGGTTGACCTTACCCTGGTGCACCAGGCTTTAATTCACCCCTCTTATGTTTATGAAGGAGGAGCCGCAGCGGGTGAGCATAATCAGCGCCTGGAGTTTCTGGGTGATGCCGTGGTGGGTCTGGTCATCGGCCAGTTTCTTTTTGAAAAGTATCCTCACAAAACTGAGGGAGAACTGACAAAAATGAGGGCAGCCGTAGTATGTGAACCGGCTTTGGCTCGGGCGGCCCAGCAGCTCAATTTAGGCCAGTATCTTCTTTTGGGTCGGGGAGAAGAAATGATGGGCGGTGCAAAACGTCCCTCCAATCTGGCCGATTGTTTTGAGGCCTTTGCCGGGGCTCTTTATCTTACAGTGGGGTTGGATTTTGTGCGGAACCTTATTCTCAGGGTGTTACATCATGATATCATACAGGCGGCCCAGGGCAATTATGGTGATTTTAAGACCCAGTTGCAAGAATATATCCAGAGGGCGCCGGAAAGCCGCGTGAGTTACCAGATCCTGGCGGAGACAGGGCCGGATCACGACAAGCTGTTCCTGGCAGCGGTCTACTGCAATGATGAAGAAATGGCCCGTGGCCAGGGACGTACGAAAAAAGAAGCGGAACAGCAGGCCGCAAGGCTAGCACTCCTCAAACTGGGGGTCCTCCAGTAG
- the fabG gene encoding 3-oxoacyl-[acyl-carrier-protein] reductase: protein MLKEKVAVVTGASRGIGRAVAIALAKEGATVIVNYAGNEQAAQETLDFILQNGGSGEIKKADVSSSQQVDVMIKEIVDKYGRIDILVNNAGITQDGLIMRMKDEEWEKVLKVNLTGVFNCVRAVTRPMMKQRGGKIINITSVVGIMGNAGQINYASAKAGVIGLTKSAARELASRGITVNAVAPGYITTDMTDKLSDEVKEKIAAGIPLERLGNPEDVAHIVVFLAGPGADYITGQVIAVDGGMSM, encoded by the coding sequence GTGTTAAAAGAAAAGGTGGCTGTGGTAACCGGGGCCTCTAGGGGTATCGGCAGGGCGGTGGCTATAGCCTTGGCCAAGGAAGGGGCCACAGTTATCGTCAATTATGCCGGTAACGAACAGGCGGCCCAGGAGACACTGGACTTTATTTTACAAAATGGCGGTTCAGGTGAAATAAAAAAAGCTGACGTCTCCTCTTCTCAACAAGTCGATGTTATGATAAAAGAGATAGTAGACAAGTATGGGCGCATTGATATTCTTGTGAATAATGCAGGTATCACACAAGACGGTCTGATTATGCGTATGAAGGATGAAGAATGGGAAAAGGTTCTCAAAGTCAATCTTACCGGTGTCTTCAACTGTGTGAGAGCTGTCACCCGTCCCATGATGAAACAGCGCGGGGGAAAAATTATTAATATCACTTCCGTTGTGGGAATCATGGGCAATGCGGGGCAGATCAATTATGCTTCAGCTAAAGCGGGCGTCATCGGCTTGACTAAGTCTGCCGCCAGGGAACTTGCTTCTCGGGGGATCACCGTGAATGCTGTTGCTCCTGGTTATATCACTACAGATATGACAGATAAACTATCAGACGAGGTAAAAGAAAAGATTGCTGCGGGAATACCATTAGAACGCTTGGGTAATCCTGAGGATGTAGCACACATTGTGGTTTTCTTGGCCGGACCAGGGGCTGATTACATAACAGGACAGGTTATTGCCGTGGATGGCGGTATGTCTATGTAA
- the acpP gene encoding acyl carrier protein has translation MNIFEKVKSIVAEQLGVDAAEITLETSFDDLNADSLDVVELIMALEEEFDIEIPDEDAEKIRTVGDAVDYIKERQ, from the coding sequence ATGAACATATTTGAAAAGGTAAAATCTATCGTCGCTGAACAATTAGGAGTTGATGCGGCTGAAATAACTCTGGAGACAAGTTTTGATGATCTGAATGCCGATTCCTTAGATGTGGTGGAACTCATTATGGCCTTAGAAGAGGAATTTGATATTGAAATTCCCGATGAGGATGCTGAGAAGATTAGAACTGTTGGTGATGCTGTTGATTACATAAAAGAGAGACAGTAA
- a CDS encoding elongator complex protein 3, with protein sequence MGKTMIIPFFIPHGGCPFTCVFCNQWEISGQSEELQPEAFSRRVQSFLATAQVTEDTRVEAAFFGGSFTGLPVEVQLKWLKEGLNAIQKGKIAGLRLSTRPDYVDDGILRRLLAHGVTTIELGVQSLVNEVLLETRRGHTYEDILRATEIIRKYPVQLGYQLMLGLPGDKEEYIFLTARRAVEARPDFIRIYPTVVLKGTLLAQWYEQGIYHPLSLSAAVTYAAHWLATFSLYDIPVIRIGLQAAENLSFTRDLLAGPYHPAFGELVEGYLMREQILCFLKKINFREKELILYINPRDYSKVVGQKRCNIGFFKEHLKIREIKVVPDPAIPNQDIGILVSSSCHPLILARQEFLEKYRIK encoded by the coding sequence GTGGGAAAAACAATGATTATCCCCTTTTTTATACCCCATGGGGGATGTCCTTTCACCTGTGTATTTTGTAATCAGTGGGAGATCAGCGGGCAAAGTGAAGAACTGCAGCCTGAAGCATTCAGCAGGCGGGTACAAAGTTTTTTGGCTACGGCCCAGGTTACTGAAGATACCAGGGTAGAGGCAGCTTTTTTCGGGGGGAGTTTTACCGGGCTGCCGGTGGAAGTCCAGCTCAAGTGGTTAAAAGAAGGGTTAAACGCCATCCAAAAGGGGAAGATAGCGGGCTTACGCCTTTCTACGCGCCCCGATTATGTTGATGACGGGATATTGCGGAGGCTCTTGGCTCACGGTGTTACCACCATTGAACTGGGGGTACAGTCCCTGGTTAATGAAGTCTTGTTGGAAACCAGGAGAGGGCATACCTATGAAGACATTTTGCGAGCCACAGAAATCATCAGGAAATACCCGGTCCAACTGGGTTACCAGCTCATGCTGGGATTGCCGGGAGATAAGGAAGAGTATATTTTTCTTACGGCCAGGAGAGCAGTGGAAGCCAGGCCTGATTTTATCCGCATCTATCCCACTGTGGTTCTTAAAGGTACGCTTTTGGCCCAGTGGTATGAACAAGGGATCTATCATCCCTTAAGTCTTTCCGCAGCGGTAACTTATGCTGCCCACTGGTTAGCAACTTTTTCCCTGTATGACATCCCCGTTATTCGCATAGGTCTCCAGGCCGCGGAAAACCTTTCCTTTACACGGGATTTGCTGGCCGGGCCTTATCATCCTGCCTTTGGTGAACTGGTAGAAGGTTATTTGATGCGGGAGCAGATTCTTTGTTTTTTAAAAAAGATAAACTTCCGGGAGAAGGAGTTAATTTTATATATTAATCCCCGGGACTATTCCAAGGTGGTGGGCCAGAAACGCTGTAATATCGGCTTCTTTAAGGAACATTTAAAAATAAGGGAAATCAAGGTTGTCCCTGACCCCGCCATTCCCAATCAGGACATAGGGATTTTGGTATCATCTTCATGCCATCCTCTCATTTTAGCGAGACAGGAGTTTTTGGAAAAATATCGAATTAAGTAA
- the fabD gene encoding ACP S-malonyltransferase encodes MKKTAFVFPGQGSQYVGMGKEFYNHFPLSREVFEQVDERLGVSLSEICFSGPEEELKLTINTQPAILTTSVAILKVVEKEGIKPDFVAGHSLGEYSALVAAGSLSYTDAAWLVRQRGVFMQEAVPPGEGTMAAIMGLDQDKVEALCREVSDVGVVEPANYNCPGQIAIAGATPAVQKALILAKTYGAKRAVLLPVSGPFHSSLLRPASVKLKEVLEKVQISPARIPVVANITAEITTDPAEIRQNLIDQVSGSVRWEQSILKLIDLGASVFVEIGPGKVLSGLIKKIAKEAEIYNIEDMASLGETILKLKEGM; translated from the coding sequence ATGAAGAAAACAGCCTTTGTATTTCCTGGACAGGGTTCTCAATATGTAGGTATGGGAAAAGAGTTTTATAATCATTTCCCCCTTTCCCGGGAGGTATTTGAACAAGTCGATGAAAGACTAGGGGTATCCCTCAGTGAAATTTGCTTTAGCGGTCCGGAGGAAGAATTAAAGCTGACCATCAATACCCAGCCGGCTATCTTAACGACCAGTGTGGCCATTCTCAAAGTGGTGGAGAAGGAAGGAATTAAGCCTGATTTTGTGGCCGGTCACAGTCTGGGGGAATATTCAGCCTTGGTAGCTGCAGGATCTCTCTCCTATACAGACGCAGCCTGGTTAGTAAGACAGAGGGGAGTTTTTATGCAGGAAGCCGTTCCCCCTGGAGAAGGCACTATGGCTGCCATCATGGGGTTGGACCAGGATAAGGTAGAAGCTCTTTGCCGGGAAGTGTCAGATGTAGGCGTTGTGGAGCCAGCTAACTATAATTGCCCAGGACAGATTGCTATTGCCGGAGCCACTCCAGCCGTACAAAAAGCTTTGATACTTGCTAAAACCTATGGGGCGAAAAGAGCCGTTCTGCTCCCGGTAAGCGGTCCTTTTCATTCTAGCCTCTTGAGACCGGCTTCTGTAAAATTAAAAGAAGTATTAGAAAAAGTACAAATATCACCTGCGCGGATACCTGTGGTAGCCAATATCACCGCTGAAATCACAACCGATCCGGCGGAAATTCGCCAGAATTTAATAGACCAGGTCAGCGGGTCTGTGCGTTGGGAGCAGTCTATCCTTAAGTTGATAGATTTAGGTGCATCAGTCTTTGTGGAGATAGGGCCTGGAAAAGTACTCAGCGGTTTGATCAAGAAGATTGCCAAAGAGGCAGAAATATATAATATTGAAGATATGGCTTCCTTGGGCGAGACTATACTTAAGCTTAAGGAGGGGATGTAG